The following are from one region of the Mangifera indica cultivar Alphonso chromosome 14, CATAS_Mindica_2.1, whole genome shotgun sequence genome:
- the LOC123197073 gene encoding VQ motif-containing protein 20, with the protein MRPATSSSKDQIYNNIPPLKVNKESHAIKKASSLSSSSSSPPSHRHPVIIYTHSPKIIHTHPRDFMALVQKLTGLSRSNEERNGLIENGGGGSLAEDNNNKNGKINGGHDDNESSSVITTEENCCGGGGGTVGDGQVNSCFMPPPIFEPPNPFLTNNIPVFTPNSAEFLCSNQSFYNYTTESLLFSPNIRGSISSSSSSAPQGMNDFREF; encoded by the coding sequence ATGAGGCCAGCAACTTCATCATCAAAAGATCAAATTTACAACAATATTCCACCATTGAAGGTCAATAAAGAATCCCATGCGATCAAAAAAGCGTCATCCTTgtcgtcgtcgtcgtcatcTCCACCATCCCACCGCCACCCGGTTATCATCTACACCCATTCGCCGAAGATCATCCACACGCACCCCAGAGACTTCATGGCATTGGTGCAAAAGCTGACAGGGTTGTCACGGTCAAATGAGGAGAGAAATGGTTTGATTGAAAATGGGGGTGGAGGGTCGTTGGCGGAagacaataataataagaacGGAAAAATTAATGGTGGGCATGACGACAATGAATCGTCTTCCGTGATAACAACCGAAGAAAATTGTTGTGGTGGCGGTGGTGGTACTGTCGGAGACGGTCAAGTAAATTCTTGTTTCATGCCACCACCAATTTTTGAGCCTCCGAATCCATTTTTGACAAATAATATTCCGGTTTTTACACCGAATTCAGCTGAGTTTTTATGTTCAAATCAGTCATTTTACAATTATACAACTGAGTCATTGCTTTTTTCTCCCAATATCAGAGGTTCtatatcatcttcttcatcttcagcaCCTCAAGGCATGAATGATTTTCGAGAATTTTAg
- the LOC123196441 gene encoding uncharacterized protein LOC123196441 isoform X2 encodes MLGISSSELQESFNKEASDSIKHPSRYARNFLEYCCFRALALSTEVTGHLSDKRFRRLIYDMMIAWEVPAASSQPLVNVDEDTTVGVEAFSRIAPAVPVIANVIICENLFEALTSSTGGQLQFSIFDKYLTALERAIKKMKTQSESSILTALRSSKGEKILEIDGTVTTQPVLEHVGISTWPGRLTLTDHALYFEAHRVVSYEKAKKYDLSEDLKQVVKPELTGPWGTRLFDKAVFYKSTSLSEPIVLEFPELKGHTRRDYWLAIIREILYTHRFIKKFQIKGVVQDEVLLKAALGILRVQAIQEIITANSVRFENLLMFNLCDQLPGGDLILETLANMLSVRELDRTNSSRAGGEMHSISALAMVSNFGFVLGSNSSNPNEAGLVVGEIAVGEMSSLERAVKESRNSYMKVVQAQETVDGVKVDGIDTNLAVMKELLLPVMEVGKWLLSLAYWDDPQKSSVFCLVVVFIICRGWLGYALALLHIFFAVFMVLTRFFNQGKPVDEVKVIAPPPMNTMEQFLAVQNAITQAEQLIQDSNIFLLKLRGLLLSIFPQASEKVAVTLLLTALILVFVPCKYIVALVFLETFTRYSPPRKASTERWTRRLREWWFSIPAAPVILEREKEDKKRK; translated from the exons ATGCTTGGCATTTCCTCAAGTGAGCTTCAAGAAAGCTTTAACAAAGAGGCCTCTGATTCAATAAAGCATCCCTCACGGTATGCTAGGAACTTCTTGGAATACTGTTGCTTCAGGGCACTTGCTCTCTCTACCGAAGTAACAGGTCATTTGTCTGATAAAAGATTTAGACGCctaatatatgatatgatgaTAGCTTGGGAGGTCCCAGCAGCTTCAAGCCAACCATTAGTCAAT GTGGATGAGGATACTACTGTTGGAGTGGAGGCCTTCTCTCGAATCGCTCCAGCAGTTCCAGTTATTGCCAATGTAATTATCTGTGAAAACCTTTTTGAGGCTCTCACATCTTCAACTGGTGGTCAGCTTCAATTCTCAATCTTTGACAAGTATCTAACTGCACTAGAAAG GGcaataaaaaagatgaagacCCAATCAGAGTCATCTATTCTTACTGCCCTTCGATCGTCAAAAGGAGAAAAGATTCTGGAAATAGATGGGACAGTGACCACCCAGCCAGTTCTAGAGCATGTGGGAATATCTACCTGGCCAG GCCGGTTGACTTTGACAGATCATGCACTATATTTTGAAGCTCACCGTGTTGTATCGTATGAGAAGgcaaaaaaatatgatttatctGAAGATCTAAAACAGGTTGTTAAGCCTGAATTGACAGGACCATGGGGTACTAGACTCTTTGACAAGGCAGTCTTTTATAAATCTACTTCCCT ATCAGAACCAATTGTCTTAGAGTTTCCTGAGCTTAAAGGGCATACTCGTCGTGATTACTGGTTAGCGATTATCAGAGAAATTTTATACACTCACAGATTCATAAAGAAGTTCCAGATCAAAGGAGTTGTGCAGGATGAAGTACTTTTAAAAGCTGCACTTGGAATTCTAAGAGTACAAGCCATTCAAGAAATTATCACTGCAAATTCTGTACGCTTTGAGAATCTCCTCATGTTTAACCTATGTGATCAGCTTCCAGGTGGAGATTTGATTCTGGAAACTCTTGCAAACATGTTATCTGTAAGGGAGTTAGACAGGACTAACAGTTCCAGAGCTGGAGGTGAAATGCACTCAATCTCAGCATTGGCTATGGTTTCTAACTTTGGGTTTGTGCTCGGATCAAATTCAAGTAATCCCAATGAGGCTGGGCTTGTTGTGGGTGAGATAGCTGTTGGGGAGATGAGTTCATTGGAAAGAGCTGTAAAGGAGTCTAGAAACAGCTATATGAAAGTTGTGCAAGCACAAGAAACAGTTGATGGAGTTAAAGTAGATGGCATTGACACAAACTTGGCAGTAATGAAG GAGTTACTTCTTCCTGTAATGGAAGTTGGAAAGTGGCTTCTTTCTTTGGCATATTGGGATGATCCTCAGAAGTCTTCAGTTTTCTGTTTGgttgttgtttttattatttgcag GGGATGGCTTGGTTATGCTTTGGCATTGCTGCACATATTTTTTGCAGTCTTTATGGTGCTCACAAGATTCTTTAACCAAGGCAAGCCTGTTGATGAAGTTAAGGTAATAGCACCACCACCTATGAACACAATGGAGCAGTTCTTGGCCGTTCAAAATGCAATTACGCAAGCGGAACAGCTCATCCAGGACAGCAACATCTTTCTTCTCAAGCTGCGTGGCTTACTGCTCTCCATTTTTCCGCAG GCAAGTGAGAAGGTTGCAGTTACTCTTTTGTTAACAGCATTGATTCTGGTCTTTGTCCCCTGTAAGTACATAGTGGCACTGGTATTTTTGGAGACTTTTACAAGATATTCTCCGCCGAGGAAAGCAAGCACAGAGAGATGGACTAGGAGATTGAGAGAATGGTGGTTCAGCATACCGGCAGCACCTGTAATTCTGGAAAGAGAGAAGGAAGACAAGAAGAGGAAGTGA
- the LOC123196441 gene encoding uncharacterized protein LOC123196441 isoform X1 — MAVTNKTRNMLEGLVRDGSFKWLLSRRTSFNEEFEEMERSPSGGRNWIAELSPVANIVVRRCSKMLGISSSELQESFNKEASDSIKHPSRYARNFLEYCCFRALALSTEVTGHLSDKRFRRLIYDMMIAWEVPAASSQPLVNVDEDTTVGVEAFSRIAPAVPVIANVIICENLFEALTSSTGGQLQFSIFDKYLTALERAIKKMKTQSESSILTALRSSKGEKILEIDGTVTTQPVLEHVGISTWPGRLTLTDHALYFEAHRVVSYEKAKKYDLSEDLKQVVKPELTGPWGTRLFDKAVFYKSTSLSEPIVLEFPELKGHTRRDYWLAIIREILYTHRFIKKFQIKGVVQDEVLLKAALGILRVQAIQEIITANSVRFENLLMFNLCDQLPGGDLILETLANMLSVRELDRTNSSRAGGEMHSISALAMVSNFGFVLGSNSSNPNEAGLVVGEIAVGEMSSLERAVKESRNSYMKVVQAQETVDGVKVDGIDTNLAVMKELLLPVMEVGKWLLSLAYWDDPQKSSVFCLVVVFIICRGWLGYALALLHIFFAVFMVLTRFFNQGKPVDEVKVIAPPPMNTMEQFLAVQNAITQAEQLIQDSNIFLLKLRGLLLSIFPQASEKVAVTLLLTALILVFVPCKYIVALVFLETFTRYSPPRKASTERWTRRLREWWFSIPAAPVILEREKEDKKRK, encoded by the exons ATGGCTGTGACAAACAAAACCAGAAATATGCTTGAGGGTCTTGTAAGAGATGGGTCTTTCAAATGGTTGCTTAGCAGGCGGACTTCATTCAATGAAGAATTTGAAGAGATGGAGAGGTCTCCATCTGGAGGGAGGAATTGGATAGCAGAGCTTTCGCCTGTTGCTAATATAGTTGTTCGCCGATGCTCAAA AATGCTTGGCATTTCCTCAAGTGAGCTTCAAGAAAGCTTTAACAAAGAGGCCTCTGATTCAATAAAGCATCCCTCACGGTATGCTAGGAACTTCTTGGAATACTGTTGCTTCAGGGCACTTGCTCTCTCTACCGAAGTAACAGGTCATTTGTCTGATAAAAGATTTAGACGCctaatatatgatatgatgaTAGCTTGGGAGGTCCCAGCAGCTTCAAGCCAACCATTAGTCAAT GTGGATGAGGATACTACTGTTGGAGTGGAGGCCTTCTCTCGAATCGCTCCAGCAGTTCCAGTTATTGCCAATGTAATTATCTGTGAAAACCTTTTTGAGGCTCTCACATCTTCAACTGGTGGTCAGCTTCAATTCTCAATCTTTGACAAGTATCTAACTGCACTAGAAAG GGcaataaaaaagatgaagacCCAATCAGAGTCATCTATTCTTACTGCCCTTCGATCGTCAAAAGGAGAAAAGATTCTGGAAATAGATGGGACAGTGACCACCCAGCCAGTTCTAGAGCATGTGGGAATATCTACCTGGCCAG GCCGGTTGACTTTGACAGATCATGCACTATATTTTGAAGCTCACCGTGTTGTATCGTATGAGAAGgcaaaaaaatatgatttatctGAAGATCTAAAACAGGTTGTTAAGCCTGAATTGACAGGACCATGGGGTACTAGACTCTTTGACAAGGCAGTCTTTTATAAATCTACTTCCCT ATCAGAACCAATTGTCTTAGAGTTTCCTGAGCTTAAAGGGCATACTCGTCGTGATTACTGGTTAGCGATTATCAGAGAAATTTTATACACTCACAGATTCATAAAGAAGTTCCAGATCAAAGGAGTTGTGCAGGATGAAGTACTTTTAAAAGCTGCACTTGGAATTCTAAGAGTACAAGCCATTCAAGAAATTATCACTGCAAATTCTGTACGCTTTGAGAATCTCCTCATGTTTAACCTATGTGATCAGCTTCCAGGTGGAGATTTGATTCTGGAAACTCTTGCAAACATGTTATCTGTAAGGGAGTTAGACAGGACTAACAGTTCCAGAGCTGGAGGTGAAATGCACTCAATCTCAGCATTGGCTATGGTTTCTAACTTTGGGTTTGTGCTCGGATCAAATTCAAGTAATCCCAATGAGGCTGGGCTTGTTGTGGGTGAGATAGCTGTTGGGGAGATGAGTTCATTGGAAAGAGCTGTAAAGGAGTCTAGAAACAGCTATATGAAAGTTGTGCAAGCACAAGAAACAGTTGATGGAGTTAAAGTAGATGGCATTGACACAAACTTGGCAGTAATGAAG GAGTTACTTCTTCCTGTAATGGAAGTTGGAAAGTGGCTTCTTTCTTTGGCATATTGGGATGATCCTCAGAAGTCTTCAGTTTTCTGTTTGgttgttgtttttattatttgcag GGGATGGCTTGGTTATGCTTTGGCATTGCTGCACATATTTTTTGCAGTCTTTATGGTGCTCACAAGATTCTTTAACCAAGGCAAGCCTGTTGATGAAGTTAAGGTAATAGCACCACCACCTATGAACACAATGGAGCAGTTCTTGGCCGTTCAAAATGCAATTACGCAAGCGGAACAGCTCATCCAGGACAGCAACATCTTTCTTCTCAAGCTGCGTGGCTTACTGCTCTCCATTTTTCCGCAG GCAAGTGAGAAGGTTGCAGTTACTCTTTTGTTAACAGCATTGATTCTGGTCTTTGTCCCCTGTAAGTACATAGTGGCACTGGTATTTTTGGAGACTTTTACAAGATATTCTCCGCCGAGGAAAGCAAGCACAGAGAGATGGACTAGGAGATTGAGAGAATGGTGGTTCAGCATACCGGCAGCACCTGTAATTCTGGAAAGAGAGAAGGAAGACAAGAAGAGGAAGTGA
- the LOC123195920 gene encoding transcription factor MYB62-like, producing MREDSMSSFSKISTSASAESDSDELRRGPWTLEEDTLLIHCISRHGERRWNLLAKRSGLKRTGKSCRLRWLNYLKPDVKRGNLTPQEQMAILELHSKWGNRWSKIAQHLPGRTDNEIKNYWRTRVQKQARHLKIDANSTAFQDVIRYFWIPRLLQKINESSSSSSSTVNLNPHSNFQQYISTSSSPSSSLQPVAPTKIAGHQGGFYHQEMNSDSEHGTNSCMSSSDSMNFTQISQFSDYQTSPFQYQYSTFPRDFYLETMANQGDFNNPLNDCQLGAENNSWVEYDLAEDGMWNMGELWQFKNSVEI from the exons atgagAGAAGACTCCATGTCTTCCTTCAGTAAGATCAGCACAAGCGCTTCTGCAGAAAGTGATTCTGATGAGCTCCGGCGAGGGCCGTGGACTCTGGAAGAAGACACTCTCCTCATTCACTGCATATCTCGCCACGGCGAACGCCGGTGGAATTTGTTAGCAAAACGCTCTG GCTTGAAGAGGACAGGGAAGAGTTGCAGATTGAGATGGTTGAATTATTTGAAACCAGATGTGAAGCGAGGAAATCTTACTCCTCAAGAACAGATGGCCATTCTTGAACTTCACTCTAAGTGGGGTAACAG GTGGTCGAAGATTGCTCAGCATTTACCAGGAAGAACTGACAATGAAATCAAGAACTACTGGAGAACTCGCGTGCAGAAACAAGCCAGGCATCTGAAGATTGATGCAAACAGCACAGCATTTCAGGATGTTATTCGTTATTTCTGGATTCCCAGATTGCTTCAGAAAATTAACgaatcatcatcttcttcctcttcaactGTTAATCTTAATCCTCACTCTAATTTTCAGCAATATATTTCAACATCATCATCACCCTCATCGTCACTCCAGCCAGTGGCACCGACAAAAATTGCAGGTCACCAGGGGGGTTTTTATCATCAAGAGATGAACTCAGACTCCGAACATGGCACGAATTCTTGCATGTCCTCATCAGACTCAATGAATTTTACTCAAATATCTCAGTTTTCAGACTACCAAACGAGTCCTTTTCAGTATCAATACAGCACGTTTCCCAGGGATTTCTACTTGGAAACCATGGCAAATCAGGGAGATTTCAACAACCCACTTAACGATTGTCAATTAGGAGCTGAAAATAACAGTTGGGTTGAATATGATTTAGCTGAAGATGGCATGTGGAACATGGGTGAACTCTGGCAATTCAAAAACTCAGTAGAAATTTAA
- the LOC123196862 gene encoding transcription factor BEE 3-like, with translation MANFAQEFQSFRPSIFSPDTDPNMEQMNQFSLLDSSNSNCQSFMPFFNDNFFNHPTLLDFPGSLAETFPGFFPQSNQSLVPAVAQSTVTSENEIREAKKGKAVDISESSCENSSPLASETGIKRKNTSGKRKRAKNNEKEEEKPREVVHVRARRGQATDRHSLAERVRRGKINERLRCLQDIVPGCYKTMGMAVMLDEIINYVQSLQNQVEFLSMKLTAASTFYDFNSESDAIEKMQRANANEAKDELERLMREGYGGIGCSQIGRPF, from the exons ATGGCTAATTTCGCACAAGAATTTCAGAGCTTCAGACCCTCAATTTTTTCCCCAGATACTGATCCAAACATGGAACAAATGAACCAGTTCAGTCTCCTGGACAGTTCAAACTCGAATTGTCAAAGCTTCATGCCTTTCTTCAATGACAACTTCTTTAATCATCCCACTCTACTCGACTTCCCTGGAAGTTTGGCTGAAACTTTTCCAGGTTTTTTCCCACAAAGCAATCAGAGTCTTGTGCCTGCAGTTGCTCAGTCTACAGTCACATCTGAAAACGAAATTCGAGAGGCCAAGAAGGGAAAAGCCGTTGATATATCAGAAAGCAGCTGTGAAAACTCTTCTCCTTTGGCTTCTGAAACTGGGATCAAGAGGAAAAAT acttcagggaaaagaaagagagcaAAAAACAATGAGAAGGAAGAGGAGAAACCAAGGGAGGTTGTTCACGTGAGAGCTAGAAGAGGACAAGCTACTGATCGCCACAGCTTAGCAGAAAGA GTCAGAAGAGGGAAAATCAATGAGAGACTAAGATGTTTACAAGATATTGTTCCAGGATGCTACAAG ACAATGGGCATGGCAGTAATGCTGGAtgagataattaattatgttcaGTCCTTGCAGAATCAAGTTGAG TTTCTCTCCATGAAGCTCACTGCAGCAAGCACCTTTTATGACTTCAATTCAGAGTCAGACGCCATAGAAAAAATGCAG AGGGCAAACGCAAATGAGGCAAAAGATGAGTTGGAGAGATTGATGAGAGAAGGATATGGGGGAATTGGTTGCTCCCAGATAGGAAGACCGTTCTGA